A window from Lepus europaeus isolate LE1 chromosome 20, mLepTim1.pri, whole genome shotgun sequence encodes these proteins:
- the CAMSAP3 gene encoding calmodulin-regulated spectrin-associated protein 3 isoform X1, whose amino-acid sequence MVEAAPPGPGPLRRTFLVPEIKSLDQYDFSRAKAAASLAWVLRAAFGGAEHVPPELWEPFYTDQYAQEHVKPPVTRLLLSAELYCRAWRQALPQLETPPSPSALLALLARRGTVPALPERPVREADLRHQPILMGAHLAVIDALMVAFAFEWTKTLPGPLAVTSLEHKLLFWVDTTVRRLQEKTEQEAAQRASPAAPADGAAPAQPSHAIAFCLKESGNKPPMIRYRKDRAMARRAPCFPTVTSLQDLASGAALAATIHCYCPQLLRLEEVCLKDPMSVADSLYNLQLVQDFCASRLPRGCPLALEDLLYVPPPLKVNLVVLLAEMFMCFEVLKPDFVQAKDLPDGHAASPRGTEASPPQNTSGGSSPVFNFRHPLLSPGGPQSPLRGSTGSLKSSPSMSHMEALGKAWNRQLSRPLSQAVSFSTPFGLDSDVDVVMGDPVLLRSVSSDSLGPPRPAPARTPGQSTPEPGDLPTIEEALQIIHSAEPRLLPDGAADGSFYLHSPEGPAKPPLSSSYPPDGPSKPPIYVPHPETPSKPPPCLAGELSKPPAPSEGSPKAAASSPAATNSEVKMTSFAERKKQLVKAEAEAGAGSPTPAPAAPEALSSEMSELGARLEEKRRAIEAQKRRIEAIFAKHRQRLGKSAFLQVQPREAAGEAEAEAEAEPSSAPGGERPAGEGQGEPSSRPKSVTFSPELGPVPPEGLGDYNRAVSKLSAALSSLQRDMQRLTDQQQRLLAPPEAPVPAPAPAAWVIPGPTTGPKAASPSPARRAPAARRSPGPGPSPAPRSPKHTRPAELRLAPLTRVLTPPHDVDSLPHLRKFSPSQVPVQTRSSILLAEGSPPEGPAARPGLIEIPLGSLGEPAAEEEGDGSPPGAEDSLEEEASSEGEPRAGLGFFYKDEDKPEDEMAQKRASLLERQQRRAEEAKRRKQWQEAEKEQRREEAARLAQEESPSPAPAAPAPAAAPAVAATPAPAPRAPAEEEVGPRRGDFTRLEYERRAQLKLMDDLDKVLRPRAAGSGGPGRGGRRAPRPRSGCCDDSALARSPARGLLGSRLSKVYSQSTLSLSTVANEASNNLGVKRPSRAPSPSGLMSPSRLPGSRDRDWENGSNASSPASVPEYTGPRLYKEPSAKSNKFIIHNALSHCCLAGKVNEPQKNRILEEIEKSKANHFLILFRDSSCQFRALYTLSGETEELSRLAGYGPRTVTPAMVEGIYKYNSDRKRFTQIPAKTMSMSVDAFTIQGHLWQSKKPTTPKKGGGTPK is encoded by the exons ATGGTGGAGGCGGCGCCCCCCGGGCCCGGGCCGCTGCGGAGGACCTTCCTGGTGCCCGAGATCAAGTCGCTGGACCAGTACGATTTCTCGCGGGCCAAGGCGGCGGCGAGCCTGGCGTGGGTGCTGCGGGCCGCGTTCGGGGGCGCAG AGCACGTGCCCCCGGAGCTGTGGGAGCCCTTCTACACTGACCAGTACGCGCAGGAGCACGTGAAGCCCCCCGTGACGCGGCTGCTGCTCTCGGCCGAGCTCTACTGCCGGGCCTGGAGGCAGGCGCTGCCGCAGCTCGAGACGCCCCCCAGCCCCTCGGcgctgctggccctgctggcaCGAAGGGGCACGGTGCCCGCGCTGCCAGAGCGCCCCGTGCGGGAGGCGGACCTGAGGCACCAGCCCATTCTTATG GGCGCCCACTTGGCCGTCATCGATGCCCTCATGGTGGCCTTTGCCTTTGAGTGGACAAAGACGCTGCCGGGGCCCTTGGCCGTGACCAGCTTGGAGCACAAGCTGCTTTTCTGGGTGGACACG acCGTGCGGCGGCTGCAGGAGAAGACGGAGCAGGAGGCGGCACAGCGGGCATCGCCCGCAGCCCCCGCTGACGGCGCGGCCCCGGCGCAGCCCTCG CACGCAATTGCCTTCTGTTTGAAGGAGTCGGGGAACAAACCCCCCATG ATCCGGTACCGCAAGGACCGTGCCATGGCCCGCCGCGCCCCCTGCTTCCCCACCGTCACCAGCCTCCAGGACCTTGCCAGCGGGGCTGCGCTGGCCGCCACGATCCACTGCTACTGTCCCCAGCTGTTACGACTTGAGG AGGTGTGCCTCAAGGACCCCATGTCGGTGGCCGACAGCCTGTACAACCTCCAGCTGGTGCAAGACTTCTGTGCCTCCCGCCTCCCTCGGGGCTGCCCCCTGGCCCTCGAAGACCTGCTGTACGTACCTCCGCCTCTCAAG GTCAACCTGGTGGTGCTGCTGGCCGAGATGTTCATGTGCTTCGAGGTGCTCAAGCCTGACTTCGTACAGGCCAAGGACCTGCCCGACGGCCACG CTGCCTCCCCCCGGGGCACCGAGGCCTCCCCCCCTCAGAACACCAGTGGTGGCAG TTCTCCCGTCTTCAACTTCCGCCACCCGCTCCTGTCACCCGGTGGCCCCCAGTCTCCACTCCGAGGATCCACAG GCTCCCTGAAGTCCTCCCCGTCCATGTCCCACATGGAGGCCCTCGGCAAAGCCTGGAACCGCCAGCTCAG CCGTCCCCTCTCCCAGGCCGTGTCATTCAGCACCCCCTTTGGCCTGGACAGCGACGTGGATGTCGTCATGGGAGACCCCGTCCTACTGCGCTCCGTCAGCTCAGACAGTCTGGGGCCCCCTCGTCCGGCGCCGGCCCGGACCCCCGGCCAGTCGACCCCAGAGCCCGGCGACCTGCCCACCATCGAGGAAGCCCTGCAGATCATCCACAGTgccgagccccggctgctcccggATGGGGCTGCTGACGGCAGCTTCTACCTGCACTCGCCCGAGGGTCCAGCCAAGCCCCCGCTGTCCTCCTCGTACCCGCCCGACGGGCCCAGCAAACCTCCCATCTACGTGCCCCACCCCGAGACGCCCTCGAAACCACCCCCCTGCCTGGCAGGGGAGCTCTCGAAACCGCCAGCCCCATCCGAGGGGTCGCCGAAGGCAGCAGCCTCGTCCCCGGCGGCCACCAACTCCGAAGTGAAGATGACCAGCTTTGCCGAACGCAAGAAACAGCTGGTGAAGGCCGAGGCGGAGGCCGGAGCGGGGTCCCCCACACCCGCTCCCGCCGCGCCCGAGGCCCTGAGCTCCGAGATGAGCGAGCTGGGAGCCCGGCTGGAGGAGAAGCGCAGGGCCATTGAGGCCCAGAAGCGCCGGATCGAGGCCATCTTCGCCAAGCACCGCCAGCGACTCGGGAAAAGCGCCTTCTTGCAGGTGCAGCCCCGGGAGGCTGCaggggaggcggaggcggaggcggaggcggagccGAGCTCGGCCCCTGGCGGCGAGCGGCCAGCAGGCGAGGGCCAGGGTGAGCCGTCCTCGCGGCCCAAGTCAGTGACCTTCTCGCCGGAGCTGGGCCCGGTGCCCCCCGAGGGGCTGGGGGACTACAACCGAGCGGTGAGCAAGCTGAGCGCCGCTCTGAGCTCGCTGCAGCGGGACATGCAGAGGCTCACGGACCAGCAGCAGCGGCTCCTGGCCCCGCCCGAGGCCCCCGTGCCTGCcccggcacctgctgcctgggtCATCCCTGGCCCCACCACTGGGCCCAAAGCTGcatcccccagccctgcccggcgAGCCCCGGCTGCCCGGCGCAGCCccgggccaggccccagcccagcgccCCGCAGCCCGAAGCACACCCGGCCGGCTGAGCTGCGGCTCGCGCCCCTGACCAGGGTGCTCACGCCGCCGCACGACGTCGACAGCCTCCCCCACCTGCGCAAGTTCTCACCGAGCCAGGTGCCCGTGCAGACGCGCTCCTCCATCCTCCTGGCCGAGGGGTCGCCTCCCGAGGGGCCTGCGGCCCGGCCTGGCCTCATCGAGAtccccctgggcagcctgggagaACCCGCCGCCGAGGAGGAGGGGGACGGGAGCCCCCCCGGAGCTGAGGACTCCTTGGAAGAAGAGGCGTCCTCCGAGGGCGAGCCCCGGGCAGGGCTCGGATTTTTCTATAAG GATGAAGACAAGCCCGAGGACGAGATGGCCCAGAAGCGGGCCAGCCTGCTGGAGCGGCAGCAGCGGCGGGCCGAGGAGGCCAAGCGGCGCAAGCAGTGGCAGGAGGCCGAGAAGGAGCAGCGGAGGGAGGAGGCTGCCAG GCTGGCCCAGGAGGAGTCTCCTAGCCCGGCCCCCGCTGCCCCCGCACCTGCTGCGGCCCCAGCAGTAGCAGcaaccccggcccccgccccccgggCTCCTGCCGAAGAGGAGGTGGGTCCCCGGCGGGGGGACTTCACACGGCTGGAGTACGAACGCCGGGCCCAGCTGAAGCTGATGGACGACCTCGACAAGGTGCTGCGGCCCCGGGCCGCGGGGAgcggggggccgggccggggcgggcggaGGGCCCCCCGGCCACGCTCCGGTTGCTGTGATGACTCGGCTTTGGCGAGAAGCCCAGCCCGCGGCCTGCTGG GTTCGCGGCTCAGCAAAGTCTACTCCCAGTCCACCCTGTCCCTGTCCACTGTGGCCAACGAGGCCTCCAACAACCTCGGTGTGAAGAGGCCATCTCG GGCCCCGTCGCCGTCCGGCCTCATGTCCCCCAGCCGTCTGCCCGGCAGCCGGGATCGGGACTGGGAGAATGGCAGCAACGCATCCTCGCCCGCCTCGGTGCCCGAGTACACAG GTCCTCGGCTGTACAAGGAGCCCAGCGCCAAGTCCAACAAGTTTATCATCCACAACGCCCTGTCGCACTGCTGCCTGGCGGGGAAGGTGAACGAGCCGCAGAAAAACCGCATTCTCGAG GAAATTGAAAAGAGCAAAGCCAACCACTTCCTCATCCTCTTCCGCGACTCGAGCTGCCAGTTCCGAGCCCTGTACACGCTGTCCGGGGAGACGGAGGAGCTGTCGCGGCTGGCGGGCTACGGCCCCCGCACCGTCACGCCCGCCATGGTCGAGGGCATCTACAAGTACAACTCAGACCGCAAGCGCTTCACCCAGATCCCCGCCAAGACCATGTCCATGAGCGTGGACGCCTTCACCATCCAGGGCCACCTGTGGCAGAGCAAGAAGCCCACCACGCCCAAGAAGGGCGGTGGCACGCCCAAGTAG
- the CAMSAP3 gene encoding calmodulin-regulated spectrin-associated protein 3 isoform X4: MVEAAPPGPGPLRRTFLVPEIKSLDQYDFSRAKAAASLAWVLRAAFGGAEHVPPELWEPFYTDQYAQEHVKPPVTRLLLSAELYCRAWRQALPQLETPPSPSALLALLARRGTVPALPERPVREADLRHQPILMGAHLAVIDALMVAFAFEWTKTLPGPLAVTSLEHKLLFWVDTTVRRLQEKTEQEAAQRASPAAPADGAAPAQPSCPTRWYWKLVPHAIAFCLKESGNKPPMIRYRKDRAMARRAPCFPTVTSLQDLASGAALAATIHCYCPQLLRLEEVCLKDPMSVADSLYNLQLVQDFCASRLPRGCPLALEDLLYVPPPLKVNLVVLLAEMFMCFEVLKPDFVQAKDLPDGHAASPRGTEASPPQNTSGGSSPVFNFRHPLLSPGGPQSPLRGSTGSLKSSPSMSHMEALGKAWNRQLSRPLSQAVSFSTPFGLDSDVDVVMGDPVLLRSVSSDSLGPPRPAPARTPGQSTPEPGDLPTIEEALQIIHSAEPRLLPDGAADGSFYLHSPEGPAKPPLSSSYPPDGPSKPPIYVPHPETPSKPPPCLAGELSKPPAPSEGSPKAAASSPAATNSEVKMTSFAERKKQLVKAEAEAGAGSPTPAPAAPEALSSEMSELGARLEEKRRAIEAQKRRIEAIFAKHRQRLGKSAFLQVQPREAAGEAEAEAEAEPSSAPGGERPAGEGQGEPSSRPKSVTFSPELGPVPPEGLGDYNRAVSKLSAALSSLQRDMQRLTDQQQRLLAPPEAPVPAPAPAAWVIPGPTTGPKAASPSPARRAPAARRSPGPGPSPAPRSPKHTRPAELRLAPLTRVLTPPHDVDSLPHLRKFSPSQVPVQTRSSILLAEGSPPEGPAARPGLIEIPLGSLGEPAAEEEGDGSPPGAEDSLEEEASSEGEPRAGLGFFYKDEDKPEDEMAQKRASLLERQQRRAEEAKRRKQWQEAEKEQRREEAARLAQEESPSPAPAAPAPAAAPAVAATPAPAPRAPAEEEVGPRRGDFTRLEYERRAQLKLMDDLDKVLRPRAAGSGGPGRGGRRAPRPRSGCCDDSALARSPARGLLGSRLSKVYSQSTLSLSTVANEASNNLGVKRPSRAPSPSGLMSPSRLPGSRDRDWENGSNASSPASVPEYTGPRLYKEPSAKSNKFIIHNALSHCCLAGKVNEPQKNRILEEIEKSKANHFLILFRDSSCQFRALYTLSGETEELSRLAGYGPRTVTPAMVEGIYKYNSDRKRFTQIPAKTMSMSVDAFTIQGHLWQSKKPTTPKKGGGTPK, from the exons ATGGTGGAGGCGGCGCCCCCCGGGCCCGGGCCGCTGCGGAGGACCTTCCTGGTGCCCGAGATCAAGTCGCTGGACCAGTACGATTTCTCGCGGGCCAAGGCGGCGGCGAGCCTGGCGTGGGTGCTGCGGGCCGCGTTCGGGGGCGCAG AGCACGTGCCCCCGGAGCTGTGGGAGCCCTTCTACACTGACCAGTACGCGCAGGAGCACGTGAAGCCCCCCGTGACGCGGCTGCTGCTCTCGGCCGAGCTCTACTGCCGGGCCTGGAGGCAGGCGCTGCCGCAGCTCGAGACGCCCCCCAGCCCCTCGGcgctgctggccctgctggcaCGAAGGGGCACGGTGCCCGCGCTGCCAGAGCGCCCCGTGCGGGAGGCGGACCTGAGGCACCAGCCCATTCTTATG GGCGCCCACTTGGCCGTCATCGATGCCCTCATGGTGGCCTTTGCCTTTGAGTGGACAAAGACGCTGCCGGGGCCCTTGGCCGTGACCAGCTTGGAGCACAAGCTGCTTTTCTGGGTGGACACG acCGTGCGGCGGCTGCAGGAGAAGACGGAGCAGGAGGCGGCACAGCGGGCATCGCCCGCAGCCCCCGCTGACGGCGCGGCCCCGGCGCAGCCCTCG TGCCCCACGCGCTGGTACTGGAAGCTGGTTCCT CACGCAATTGCCTTCTGTTTGAAGGAGTCGGGGAACAAACCCCCCATG ATCCGGTACCGCAAGGACCGTGCCATGGCCCGCCGCGCCCCCTGCTTCCCCACCGTCACCAGCCTCCAGGACCTTGCCAGCGGGGCTGCGCTGGCCGCCACGATCCACTGCTACTGTCCCCAGCTGTTACGACTTGAGG AGGTGTGCCTCAAGGACCCCATGTCGGTGGCCGACAGCCTGTACAACCTCCAGCTGGTGCAAGACTTCTGTGCCTCCCGCCTCCCTCGGGGCTGCCCCCTGGCCCTCGAAGACCTGCTGTACGTACCTCCGCCTCTCAAG GTCAACCTGGTGGTGCTGCTGGCCGAGATGTTCATGTGCTTCGAGGTGCTCAAGCCTGACTTCGTACAGGCCAAGGACCTGCCCGACGGCCACG CTGCCTCCCCCCGGGGCACCGAGGCCTCCCCCCCTCAGAACACCAGTGGTGGCAG TTCTCCCGTCTTCAACTTCCGCCACCCGCTCCTGTCACCCGGTGGCCCCCAGTCTCCACTCCGAGGATCCACAG GCTCCCTGAAGTCCTCCCCGTCCATGTCCCACATGGAGGCCCTCGGCAAAGCCTGGAACCGCCAGCTCAG CCGTCCCCTCTCCCAGGCCGTGTCATTCAGCACCCCCTTTGGCCTGGACAGCGACGTGGATGTCGTCATGGGAGACCCCGTCCTACTGCGCTCCGTCAGCTCAGACAGTCTGGGGCCCCCTCGTCCGGCGCCGGCCCGGACCCCCGGCCAGTCGACCCCAGAGCCCGGCGACCTGCCCACCATCGAGGAAGCCCTGCAGATCATCCACAGTgccgagccccggctgctcccggATGGGGCTGCTGACGGCAGCTTCTACCTGCACTCGCCCGAGGGTCCAGCCAAGCCCCCGCTGTCCTCCTCGTACCCGCCCGACGGGCCCAGCAAACCTCCCATCTACGTGCCCCACCCCGAGACGCCCTCGAAACCACCCCCCTGCCTGGCAGGGGAGCTCTCGAAACCGCCAGCCCCATCCGAGGGGTCGCCGAAGGCAGCAGCCTCGTCCCCGGCGGCCACCAACTCCGAAGTGAAGATGACCAGCTTTGCCGAACGCAAGAAACAGCTGGTGAAGGCCGAGGCGGAGGCCGGAGCGGGGTCCCCCACACCCGCTCCCGCCGCGCCCGAGGCCCTGAGCTCCGAGATGAGCGAGCTGGGAGCCCGGCTGGAGGAGAAGCGCAGGGCCATTGAGGCCCAGAAGCGCCGGATCGAGGCCATCTTCGCCAAGCACCGCCAGCGACTCGGGAAAAGCGCCTTCTTGCAGGTGCAGCCCCGGGAGGCTGCaggggaggcggaggcggaggcggaggcggagccGAGCTCGGCCCCTGGCGGCGAGCGGCCAGCAGGCGAGGGCCAGGGTGAGCCGTCCTCGCGGCCCAAGTCAGTGACCTTCTCGCCGGAGCTGGGCCCGGTGCCCCCCGAGGGGCTGGGGGACTACAACCGAGCGGTGAGCAAGCTGAGCGCCGCTCTGAGCTCGCTGCAGCGGGACATGCAGAGGCTCACGGACCAGCAGCAGCGGCTCCTGGCCCCGCCCGAGGCCCCCGTGCCTGCcccggcacctgctgcctgggtCATCCCTGGCCCCACCACTGGGCCCAAAGCTGcatcccccagccctgcccggcgAGCCCCGGCTGCCCGGCGCAGCCccgggccaggccccagcccagcgccCCGCAGCCCGAAGCACACCCGGCCGGCTGAGCTGCGGCTCGCGCCCCTGACCAGGGTGCTCACGCCGCCGCACGACGTCGACAGCCTCCCCCACCTGCGCAAGTTCTCACCGAGCCAGGTGCCCGTGCAGACGCGCTCCTCCATCCTCCTGGCCGAGGGGTCGCCTCCCGAGGGGCCTGCGGCCCGGCCTGGCCTCATCGAGAtccccctgggcagcctgggagaACCCGCCGCCGAGGAGGAGGGGGACGGGAGCCCCCCCGGAGCTGAGGACTCCTTGGAAGAAGAGGCGTCCTCCGAGGGCGAGCCCCGGGCAGGGCTCGGATTTTTCTATAAG GATGAAGACAAGCCCGAGGACGAGATGGCCCAGAAGCGGGCCAGCCTGCTGGAGCGGCAGCAGCGGCGGGCCGAGGAGGCCAAGCGGCGCAAGCAGTGGCAGGAGGCCGAGAAGGAGCAGCGGAGGGAGGAGGCTGCCAG GCTGGCCCAGGAGGAGTCTCCTAGCCCGGCCCCCGCTGCCCCCGCACCTGCTGCGGCCCCAGCAGTAGCAGcaaccccggcccccgccccccgggCTCCTGCCGAAGAGGAGGTGGGTCCCCGGCGGGGGGACTTCACACGGCTGGAGTACGAACGCCGGGCCCAGCTGAAGCTGATGGACGACCTCGACAAGGTGCTGCGGCCCCGGGCCGCGGGGAgcggggggccgggccggggcgggcggaGGGCCCCCCGGCCACGCTCCGGTTGCTGTGATGACTCGGCTTTGGCGAGAAGCCCAGCCCGCGGCCTGCTGG GTTCGCGGCTCAGCAAAGTCTACTCCCAGTCCACCCTGTCCCTGTCCACTGTGGCCAACGAGGCCTCCAACAACCTCGGTGTGAAGAGGCCATCTCG GGCCCCGTCGCCGTCCGGCCTCATGTCCCCCAGCCGTCTGCCCGGCAGCCGGGATCGGGACTGGGAGAATGGCAGCAACGCATCCTCGCCCGCCTCGGTGCCCGAGTACACAG GTCCTCGGCTGTACAAGGAGCCCAGCGCCAAGTCCAACAAGTTTATCATCCACAACGCCCTGTCGCACTGCTGCCTGGCGGGGAAGGTGAACGAGCCGCAGAAAAACCGCATTCTCGAG GAAATTGAAAAGAGCAAAGCCAACCACTTCCTCATCCTCTTCCGCGACTCGAGCTGCCAGTTCCGAGCCCTGTACACGCTGTCCGGGGAGACGGAGGAGCTGTCGCGGCTGGCGGGCTACGGCCCCCGCACCGTCACGCCCGCCATGGTCGAGGGCATCTACAAGTACAACTCAGACCGCAAGCGCTTCACCCAGATCCCCGCCAAGACCATGTCCATGAGCGTGGACGCCTTCACCATCCAGGGCCACCTGTGGCAGAGCAAGAAGCCCACCACGCCCAAGAAGGGCGGTGGCACGCCCAAGTAG